The following proteins are encoded in a genomic region of Alnus glutinosa chromosome 8, dhAlnGlut1.1, whole genome shotgun sequence:
- the LOC133875622 gene encoding carbonic anhydrase 2-like produces the protein MARQSLEVAVEGLKRFLSEQNGHGLDDVTAEKIEKLAAELQGTDLSGFDDLQVQKDPVQMITEGFRYFKTNKFDKNPELYNCLAHGQWPQFLVFACSDSRVCPSHILNFQPGDAFMVRNIANMVPPFDQLRYSGVGAAIEYAIEALKVPNILVIGHSRCGGIERLMSHPEDGSAPYDFIDEWVKIGKPAKAKVIAEFGDLPFAAQCKHCEKEAVNLSLFNLLSYPYVQKALAHRKLRLMGGYYNFVEGTFDRWEFECSFSPSLPA, from the exons ATGGCGAGGCAGTCATTGGAGGTTGCGGTTGAAGGACTGAAGAGGTTTCTCAG TGAGCAGAATGGCCATGGCCTCGATGACGTGACGGCtgaaaaaattgagaaactGGCAGCCGAGCTGCAAGGGACAGATCTCAGTGGCTTTGATGACCTGCAGGTTCAAAAAGACCCTGTTCAAATGATTACAGAAGGGTTTAGATACTTCAAGACCAACAAATTTGA CAAGAATCCAGAATTGTACAATTGTCTTGCCCACGGCCAGTGGCCTCAG TTTCTGGTATTCGCGTGCTCAGACTCCAGAGTTTGCCCCTCTCATATCCTCAACTTCCAACCTGGGGATGCCTTCATGGTCCGCAACATTGCTAACATGGTTCCACCATTTGACCAG CTAAGATACTCTGGCGTCGGTGCAGCCATTGAATATGCCATCGAAGCTCTTAAG GTACCAAATATCCTGGTCATTGGACATAGTCGTTGCGGTGGGATAGAGAGGCTTATGTCTCATCCTGAGGATGGTTCTGCTCCCTA TGACTTCATCGATGAGTGGGTCAAAATAGGTAAACCTGCCAAGGCCAAGGTCATAGCAGAGTTTGGCGATTTGCCATTTGCAGCACAATGTAAACACTGTGAAAAG GAGGCAGTGAATCTGTCACTGTTTAATTTACTGAGTTATCCGTATGTCCAGAAGGCGCTGGCACACAGGAAGCTTAGGTTGATGGGTGGCTACTATAATTTTGTTGAAGGAACTTTTGACCGTTGGGAGTTTGAGTGTAGCTTTTCACCTAGCCTCCCCGCATGA
- the LOC133875324 gene encoding carbonic anhydrase 2-like: MARQSLEVAVEGLKRFLSEQNGHGLDDATAAKIAKLAAELQGTDLNGYDGLKVQKDPVQMITEGFRYFKTNKFDKNPELYNCLAQGQWPQFLVFACSDSRVCPSHILNFQPGDAFMVRNIANMVPPFDQLRYSGSGAAIEYAIEALKVPNILVIGHSRCGGIQRLMSHPEDGSAPYDFIDEWVKIGKPAKAKVIAEFGDLPFAEQCKHCEKEAVNLSLFNLLSYPYVQKALAHRKLRLMGGYYNFVEGTFDRWEFECSFSPSLPA; this comes from the exons ATGGCGAGGCAGTCATTGGAGGTGGCGGTTGAAGGACTGAAGAGGTTTCTCAG TGAGCAGAATGGCCATGGCCTCGATGACGCGACGGCTGCAAAAATTGCGAAACTGGCAGCCGAGCTGCAAGGGACAGATCTCAATGGCTATGATGGCCTGAAGGTTCAAAAAGACCCTGTTCAAATGATTACAGAAGGGTTTAGATACTTCAAGACCAACAAATTTGA CAAGAATCCAGAATTGTACAATTGTCTTGCCCAGGGCCAGTGGCCTCAG TTTCTGGTATTCGCGTGCTCAGACTCCAGAGTTTGCCCCTCTCATATCCTCAACTTCCAACCTGGGGATGCCTTTATGGTCCGCAACATTGCTAACATGGTTCCACCATTCGACCAG CTCAGATACTCTGGCTCTGGCGCAGCCATTGAATATGCCATCGAAGCTCTTAAG GTACCAAATATCCTGGTCATTGGACATAGTCGTTGCGGGGGGATACAGAGGCTTATGTCTCATCCTGAGGATGGTTCCGCTCCCTA TGACTTCATCGATGAGTGGGTCAAAATAGGTAAACCTGCCAAGGCCAAGGTCATAGCAGAGTTTGGCGATTTGCCATTTGCAGAACAATGTAAACACTGTGAAAAG GAGGCAGTGAATCTGTCACTGTTTAATTTACTGAGTTATCCGTATGTCCAGAAGGCGCTGGCACACAGGAAGCTTAGGTTGATGGGTGGCTACTATAATTTTGTTGAAGGAACTTTTGACCGTTGGGAGTTTGAGTGTAGCTTTTCACCTAGCCTCCCCGCATGA